Proteins co-encoded in one Arachis hypogaea cultivar Tifrunner chromosome 11, arahy.Tifrunner.gnm2.J5K5, whole genome shotgun sequence genomic window:
- the LOC112720848 gene encoding uncharacterized protein, producing MVWLAKQKAIARIYGDWDDSYNQLQRYFNALQTFVLGTIVDLQTRPYYVDNTLDRESVMFHQVFWSFPSCVEAFKHCKPLVSVDGTHLYGKYTGTLLMGIAQDRNNNILPIAFALVERENTDVWYFFLTNLRKHVATQPEVLLMIIHEETCGYSLDDNTT from the exons ATGGTTTGGCTAGCGAAGCAAAAGGCAATAGCGAGAATCTATGGAGACTGGGATGATTCTTATAACCAGCTACAGAGATACTTCAACGCGTTGCAAACTTTTGTTCTAG GTACAATTGTCGACCTACAAACCCGACCATACTATGTCGACAACACGCTCGACCGCGAAAGTGTCATGTTTCATCAAGTATTCTGGTCATTCCCATCGTGTGTCGAGGCATTCAAGCACTGCAAGCCCCTAGTTTCGGTTGATGGAACACACCTGTATGGTAAGTACACGGGTACCTTGTTGATGGGAATAGCACAGGACAGAAACAACAACATTCTTCCCATAGCTTTCGCGCTAGTGGAACGGGAGAACACAGATGTGTGGTACTTCTTTCTGACCAACTTAAGGAAACATGTGGCTACTCAACCGGAAGTTCTACTGATGATAATACATGAGGAGACATGTGGCTACTCACTGGACGATAATACAACATAG